A region of Penaeus chinensis breed Huanghai No. 1 chromosome 38, ASM1920278v2, whole genome shotgun sequence DNA encodes the following proteins:
- the LOC125046243 gene encoding uncharacterized histidine-rich protein DDB_G0274557-like has protein sequence MKFAVAVLVCLAAAVVAHADPEPHYFRSPYYYYPHYYSYHHHHVKPLKGDGVAKHPGGGTSFVAPRVHGLKKRSADPMPEANPEAAADPEPTADPDPSNSYSYQVVNHGHPHYGYHHGYRYPYYGYRYSHHYGYPYTYHKHHKRSADPEPEPEPHYSYYGYPQYYKGYYGYPHAYPYYAGYRYRYRG, from the exons ATGAAGTTCGCG GTAGCTGTACTGGTGTGTTTGGCAGCGGCTGTGGTTGCGCACGCCGATCCCGAACCACACTACTTCCGTTctccttactattactatcctcactattattcttaccatcaccatcatgtcaAGCCTCTGAAGGGCGATGGAGTGGCCAAGCATCCAGGTGGTGGCACCTCTTTCGTGGCTCCTCGAGTTCACGGTCTCAAAAAACGCTCAGCTGACCCCATGCCGGAAGCTAATCCTGAAGCAGCAGCTGACCCTGAACCAACAGCTGACCCTGATCCTTCCAACAGCTACAGCTACCAGGTAGTCAACCATGGCCATCCTCACTACGGCTACCATCATGGTTATCGCTACCCCTACTATGGCTACCGTTACAGCCATCACTATGGTTACCCTTACACCTACCACAAGCACCACAAGAGATCAGCCGACCCTGAACCCGAACCTGAACCTCATTACAGTTATTACGGATACCCTCAGTACTACAAAGGATATTACGGTTATCCTCACGCCTATCCTTACTATGCCGGCTATCGCTACCGCTACCGTGGATAA